One segment of Microbacterium arborescens DNA contains the following:
- a CDS encoding D-alanyl-D-alanine carboxypeptidase family protein yields MARRDPSDDDVADLDDLFAASTPDRSVSTSEAAASRRRRRRSGWIAAGVTAGIVLGAPGGYAAWALTAPLKPATGEVSIPRAPVPAAAVDIAFTADGAAALSVAGAEPYLGPEAAGVWMTHGGDDPRPIASITKLVTALVVLDAYPIADGDRGPTLTFDRDDHALYDAYFVRDATIAPMPIGSSLSLRDALATMLIPSASNYAEAIAVWAFGSVSGFRAAADRWLVANGLERTNIVEPSGLDPRNTSTPSDLIALGRIAAADPTVAAIAATPSLNLPGPGRLANTNGLLGQSGITGLKTGTLDDSGANLLYTASVDVGLPEPLSVVGVALGGSSKGGVADSVLGVLRRLADGFHDTSVAQHGQEIGVYTTAWGSSVRVVLEKGASLRTWSDTPITVDGDVRVPRDWIDGEVLGQITWTAGPESVTVPVVLDGDIEPPTEWWRLTHPGEIG; encoded by the coding sequence ATGGCGCGACGCGACCCGAGTGACGACGACGTCGCCGACCTCGACGACCTCTTCGCGGCGTCCACGCCCGACCGGTCCGTGAGCACGTCGGAGGCCGCGGCATCCCGTCGCCGACGCCGACGCAGCGGGTGGATCGCCGCCGGTGTCACCGCGGGGATCGTGCTCGGTGCGCCCGGCGGGTATGCCGCGTGGGCGCTGACCGCCCCGCTGAAGCCGGCCACGGGCGAGGTGTCGATCCCGCGAGCCCCGGTTCCGGCGGCAGCGGTCGACATCGCCTTCACGGCCGACGGGGCCGCGGCACTGTCCGTCGCCGGCGCGGAACCGTACCTGGGGCCCGAGGCGGCCGGCGTGTGGATGACTCACGGCGGCGACGACCCTCGCCCCATCGCCAGCATCACCAAGCTCGTCACCGCGCTCGTGGTCCTGGACGCTTATCCGATCGCGGACGGCGACCGGGGGCCGACGCTCACCTTCGACCGCGACGATCACGCGCTCTACGACGCCTACTTCGTGCGCGACGCGACGATCGCCCCGATGCCGATCGGCAGTTCGCTGTCGCTGCGCGACGCGCTGGCGACGATGCTCATCCCCTCGGCGAGCAACTACGCCGAAGCCATCGCCGTCTGGGCATTCGGGTCGGTGTCGGGCTTCCGTGCTGCGGCCGACCGATGGCTGGTGGCCAACGGGCTGGAGAGGACGAACATCGTCGAGCCCTCGGGCCTCGATCCACGCAACACCAGCACTCCGAGCGACCTCATCGCGCTCGGGCGCATCGCGGCGGCGGACCCGACGGTGGCGGCTATCGCCGCGACGCCGTCTCTGAACCTGCCGGGGCCGGGACGCCTGGCCAACACCAACGGACTGCTCGGCCAGAGCGGGATAACGGGGCTCAAGACCGGAACGCTCGATGACAGCGGCGCGAACCTCCTCTACACGGCATCCGTCGACGTCGGCCTTCCCGAGCCGTTGAGCGTCGTGGGGGTGGCCCTCGGCGGGTCATCGAAGGGCGGCGTGGCGGACAGCGTTCTGGGTGTCCTGCGGCGCCTGGCCGATGGCTTCCATGACACCTCGGTCGCACAGCACGGGCAGGAGATCGGCGTGTACACGACGGCGTGGGGCAGCTCGGTACGAGTCGTGCTGGAAAAGGGGGCGTCGCTGCGGACGTGGTCCGACACGCCCATCACGGTCGACGGTGACGTGCGCGTGCCCCGGGATTGGATAGACGGAGAGGTGCTGGGACAGATCACGTGGACGGCCGGCCCCGAGTCGGTCACCGTGCCCGTCGTGCTCGACGGCGACATCGAACCGCCCACG
- a CDS encoding ABC transporter ATP-binding protein, translating to MTDAAIVTSDRPAAPDEFVDVIRSDENPPVIELRDVTRSFPGPPEVQALKGINLTVSDGEYVSIVGPSGSGKSTMLNILGLLDRPTVGEYRLAGELTGGYTEDERAAVRARRLGFVFQAFHLMPRRTVLENVMLPMLYSGTPRGERAERARAALDRVGLGHRVDFRPGLLSGGERQRVAVARAVVTQPRVILADEPTGNLDQATTADIMALFEELNAGGLTFVVITHDQGVADRAARRIRIADGRMSELS from the coding sequence ATGACCGACGCCGCCATCGTCACCTCCGATCGCCCCGCCGCCCCGGACGAGTTCGTCGACGTCATCCGATCGGATGAAAATCCACCGGTAATCGAGCTGCGCGATGTCACCCGTTCGTTCCCCGGCCCACCGGAGGTGCAAGCACTCAAGGGCATCAACCTGACGGTCTCCGACGGTGAGTACGTCTCGATCGTCGGGCCGAGTGGATCGGGCAAGTCGACGATGCTCAACATCCTCGGACTCCTCGATCGGCCGACCGTGGGCGAGTACCGCCTCGCGGGCGAGCTGACCGGCGGCTATACCGAAGACGAGCGGGCAGCGGTGCGTGCACGACGTCTCGGCTTCGTCTTCCAGGCGTTCCACCTGATGCCGCGGCGAACCGTGCTCGAGAACGTCATGCTGCCGATGCTCTACAGCGGCACGCCACGCGGCGAGCGCGCGGAGCGCGCACGAGCCGCCCTCGACCGGGTCGGCCTCGGTCACCGCGTCGACTTCCGTCCCGGGCTGCTCTCGGGCGGTGAGCGACAGCGGGTGGCGGTGGCGCGTGCCGTCGTCACACAACCCCGCGTCATCCTCGCCGACGAGCCGACCGGCAACCTCGACCAGGCCACCACCGCCGACATCATGGCGTTGTTCGAAGAGCTCAACGCGGGCGGGCTGACCTTCGTCGTCATCACGCACGATCAGGGCGTGGCTGATCGTGCGGCTCGGCGCATCCGCATCGCGGACGGCCGGATGAGCGAGCTGAGCTGA
- a CDS encoding ABC transporter permease, with protein MAALWKKLRSRRSDRSTDASATTTAVAEARQVARADRFGFGDLVLEATTDIGSRPGRLVMTVMGTVLGIGALVATIGFAQTAAGQIARQFDAAAATHLSIGPSEAQARGGQRVATASLPWDAPARLENLAGVESAAVLAPVTLRENTITAVPINDPSIAAAAPPALFAASGEFLDTLGGRIVTGRSFDAGHDARGDRVAMLGSRAAERLAINRVDTQPSVFIGGVAYAVVGIFDELDRRAEVVDAVVIPTGAARQDFQLASPGDAIARIVVGTGPQLRQQAPLALAPDAVDTLEVSAPQGRSDLARDVQGDVNVVFLILGVIVLLAGGLGIANVTTLSVLERTGEIGLRRALGSTGRQIAGQFVVESIVIGLLGGLIGSALGVFAVIGVSIVQQWSPVLDPWVALGGTVLGAIIGLAAGGIPARRASRIEPVVALRGNA; from the coding sequence ATGGCCGCGCTCTGGAAGAAGCTCCGCAGCCGGCGGTCCGACCGCTCGACCGACGCTTCGGCGACGACGACCGCGGTTGCCGAAGCCCGCCAGGTGGCACGCGCCGATCGCTTCGGGTTCGGCGACCTCGTCCTCGAGGCGACGACCGACATCGGCTCGCGCCCGGGCCGTCTGGTGATGACCGTCATGGGCACCGTGCTCGGCATCGGCGCGCTCGTGGCGACCATCGGCTTCGCACAGACCGCCGCCGGGCAGATCGCTCGGCAGTTCGATGCCGCTGCCGCGACCCATCTGAGCATCGGTCCGAGCGAGGCGCAGGCACGCGGCGGCCAGCGGGTCGCGACCGCCTCGCTGCCGTGGGATGCGCCGGCGCGCCTCGAGAACCTCGCCGGCGTCGAGTCGGCCGCCGTGCTGGCACCGGTCACGCTGCGCGAGAACACGATCACCGCCGTGCCGATCAACGATCCCTCGATCGCGGCTGCCGCTCCCCCGGCGCTCTTCGCGGCCTCGGGCGAGTTCCTCGACACCCTCGGCGGGCGCATCGTCACGGGTCGGTCGTTCGACGCTGGACACGATGCCCGCGGCGATCGCGTCGCGATGCTCGGCTCCCGCGCCGCCGAACGCCTCGCGATCAATCGCGTCGACACGCAGCCCTCGGTGTTCATCGGCGGCGTGGCTTACGCCGTCGTCGGGATCTTCGACGAGCTCGACCGCCGCGCCGAGGTCGTCGACGCCGTCGTGATCCCCACCGGTGCCGCGCGACAGGACTTCCAGCTCGCCTCCCCCGGTGACGCCATCGCGCGCATCGTGGTCGGCACCGGACCGCAGCTGCGTCAGCAGGCACCTCTGGCCCTCGCGCCCGACGCGGTCGACACGCTCGAGGTGAGCGCGCCGCAGGGCCGTTCCGATCTCGCCCGCGACGTGCAGGGAGACGTCAACGTCGTCTTCCTCATCCTCGGCGTCATCGTGCTGCTGGCGGGAGGCCTCGGGATCGCGAACGTCACGACCCTGTCGGTGCTCGAACGCACCGGCGAGATCGGGCTGCGACGCGCGCTCGGGTCGACCGGAAGGCAGATCGCCGGACAGTTCGTCGTCGAGTCGATCGTCATCGGACTGCTGGGCGGCCTGATCGGGTCGGCCCTCGGCGTGTTCGCCGTGATCGGCGTATCGATCGTGCAGCAGTGGTCGCCCGTCCTCGATCCCTGGGTGGCTCTCGGCGGAACCGTGCTCGGAGCGATCATCGGGCTCGCAGCCGGCGGCATCCCGGCCCGGCGCGCATCGCGCATCGAACCGGTCGTGGCGCTGCGCGGCAACGCCTGA
- a CDS encoding serine/threonine-protein kinase, whose protein sequence is MIDSVASDDSVLPGVLLAGRYRVVEAIGSGGMARVFLARDEALGRPVAVKVLRSELTDSTAADRAAIETRLLASLNHPGLVTLFDAHLSDEPRFLVMEHVVGMTLSQRIATGVLDDGELTALGSQLADALHVVHDAGIVHRDVKPSNILLARSTVPGVPLRAKLADFGIAHLLDSDRVTSPSLLIGTAAYIAPELLHGADPAPPSDIYALGLVLLEAATGERAFSGSEGNRGQLLARLSRDPDMPPMLDHPWRDLLCAMTSRRPDDRPTALEVMSRLSRRGSGASGGAAPAAPAAPAARGGDDENASRTAQADVATAAWPVTEARDLETTTASDAPVAATAALWARGTTAEPGIEPLFGSPPLRATGASTAARGTTTRRRRRTAITVGAASVGAIGVALTAHLLLMPPPASPTTNVTVPAVVETPADISTGNGVADVEAPTDETPAATETVVTPGTGDAGDDTPAGAVPAGATTVDTPAAPAQNNGLAPGSNSGNGNGNGPGSNSGKGPGSTGPGKPDKPGG, encoded by the coding sequence ATGATCGACAGTGTCGCGAGCGATGATTCCGTCCTCCCTGGCGTGCTCCTCGCGGGTCGGTACCGCGTTGTCGAGGCGATCGGCTCGGGCGGCATGGCCCGCGTGTTCCTCGCGCGCGACGAAGCGCTCGGGCGTCCGGTAGCTGTCAAGGTGCTGCGGTCCGAGCTGACCGACAGCACCGCGGCGGACCGCGCCGCGATCGAGACGCGGCTGCTCGCGTCACTGAATCACCCCGGCCTGGTGACCCTGTTCGACGCGCATCTGAGCGACGAGCCGCGCTTCCTCGTCATGGAGCACGTGGTGGGGATGACGCTGTCGCAGCGCATCGCGACGGGTGTCCTCGACGACGGGGAGCTGACCGCGCTCGGCTCTCAGCTCGCCGACGCACTCCACGTGGTGCACGACGCGGGAATCGTGCACCGCGACGTGAAGCCGTCGAACATCCTCCTCGCCCGGTCGACGGTGCCCGGCGTGCCGCTGCGCGCCAAGCTCGCCGATTTTGGCATCGCCCACCTTCTCGACAGCGACCGTGTCACCTCCCCCAGCCTGCTGATCGGCACCGCCGCATACATCGCGCCCGAACTGCTGCACGGCGCTGATCCCGCCCCGCCGTCGGACATCTACGCGCTCGGTCTGGTCCTGCTCGAAGCAGCGACCGGCGAGCGCGCATTCTCCGGGTCGGAGGGCAATCGCGGCCAGCTGCTGGCGCGCCTGTCGCGTGACCCCGACATGCCTCCGATGCTGGACCACCCGTGGCGCGACCTGCTCTGCGCGATGACCTCGCGGCGTCCCGACGACCGTCCCACGGCGCTCGAGGTGATGTCGCGGCTGAGTCGTCGTGGCTCTGGCGCCTCGGGTGGCGCCGCGCCAGCCGCACCGGCTGCGCCTGCCGCGAGGGGAGGCGACGATGAGAACGCATCTCGCACCGCTCAGGCGGATGTCGCGACCGCGGCGTGGCCCGTCACCGAGGCTCGGGATCTCGAGACCACGACGGCATCCGATGCCCCGGTAGCCGCGACCGCTGCCCTGTGGGCACGCGGCACGACAGCAGAACCGGGCATCGAGCCGCTGTTCGGGTCGCCACCCCTCCGCGCCACCGGTGCCTCGACGGCGGCTCGCGGAACGACCACGCGGCGCCGGAGGCGAACGGCGATCACCGTCGGCGCCGCATCCGTCGGCGCGATCGGAGTAGCGCTCACCGCTCACCTGCTGCTGATGCCGCCCCCGGCCTCGCCGACGACGAATGTGACCGTACCCGCCGTCGTGGAGACTCCGGCAGACATCTCGACGGGCAACGGCGTCGCCGACGTCGAGGCTCCGACGGACGAGACCCCGGCGGCGACCGAGACGGTCGTCACGCCGGGGACGGGCGACGCCGGAGATGACACGCCGGCCGGGGCGGTCCCCGCCGGGGCGACGACCGTCGACACCCCCGCCGCGCCGGCCCAGAACAACGGGTTGGCCCCCGGCTCGAACAGCGGCAACGGGAACGGAAACGGCCCCGGCTCGAACAGCGGCAAGGGACCGGGCTCGACGGGGCCCGGTAAACCGGACAAGCCCGGCGGCTGA
- a CDS encoding isochorismatase family protein: MTRALFIVDVQNDFTEGGALGVTGGDAVAAAITRHLRDHADDYEIIVASRDWHHADHDNGGHFADGEPDYVETWPVHCVADTAGAEYDPELDVSAVTHHVKKGQGVPAYSLFEGTTEAADAVADLLTRHGVVDVDIVGIATDYCVRASALDAIAHGRRVRILTDLVAGVAEESSAAALAELAHAGALLTSADGR, translated from the coding sequence ATGACCCGTGCCCTGTTCATCGTCGATGTCCAGAACGACTTCACCGAAGGCGGAGCGCTCGGTGTGACCGGAGGTGACGCGGTCGCCGCCGCGATCACGCGTCACCTCCGGGATCACGCCGACGACTACGAGATCATCGTGGCCTCGCGCGATTGGCATCACGCTGATCATGACAACGGCGGACATTTCGCCGACGGTGAGCCCGACTACGTCGAGACCTGGCCGGTGCACTGCGTCGCCGATACGGCGGGAGCCGAGTACGACCCCGAGCTCGACGTCTCCGCCGTCACCCATCACGTGAAGAAGGGCCAGGGGGTGCCCGCCTACTCGCTCTTCGAGGGCACGACCGAAGCGGCGGATGCCGTCGCCGACCTGCTGACCCGGCACGGGGTCGTCGACGTCGACATCGTCGGCATCGCGACCGACTACTGCGTGCGCGCGTCAGCACTCGACGCGATCGCGCACGGTCGTCGCGTGCGCATCCTGACCGACCTCGTCGCGGGTGTCGCCGAGGAGTCGAGCGCCGCCGCGCTCGCCGAGCTGGCCCACGCGGGAGCACTGCTCACCTCCGCCGACGGACGCTGA